A section of the Saccopteryx leptura isolate mSacLep1 chromosome 4, mSacLep1_pri_phased_curated, whole genome shotgun sequence genome encodes:
- the SBK1 gene encoding serine/threonine-protein kinase SBK1 isoform X3, with protein sequence MSVGCPEPEPPRTLPCCGPGSAPGLGAGVPLLTEDMQALTLRTLAASDVTKHYELVRELGKGTYGKVDLVAYKGTGQGEGAFTAVALPGTKMALKFVNKSKTKLKNFLREVSITNSLSSSPFIIKVFDIMFETEDCYVFAQEYAPAGDLFDIIPPQVGLPEDTVKRCVQQLGLALDFMHGRQLVHRDIKPENVLLFDRECRRVKLADFGMTRRVGCRVKRVSGTIPYTAPEVCQAGRADGLAVDTGVDVWAFGVLIFCVLTGNFPWEAASGADAFFEEFVRWQRGRLPGLPSQWRRFTEPALRMFQRLLALEPERRGPAKEVFRFLKHELTAELRRRPSHRARRPPGDRAQAAGPLRLEAPGPLKRTVLTESGSGPRPPAPALGPVSAPVPEAGLAPPGPPGRTDGRPDKSKGQVVLATAIEICV encoded by the exons ATGAGTGTGGGCTGCCCAGAGCCCGAGCCGCCCCGCACCCTGCCCTGCTGTGGGCCAGGGTCCGCCCCTGGACTGGGTGCCGGCGTGCCCCTCCTCACGGAAGACATGCAAGCGCTGACCCTCCGCACGCTGGCTGCTAGTGACGTCACCAAGCACTACGAGCTGGTCCGGGAGCTGGGCAAAGGCACCTACGGGAAGGTTGACCTGGTGGCCTACAAGGGCACAG GTCAGGGAGAAGGGGCCTTCACCGCTGTTGCCCTGCCAGGCACGAAAATGGCGCTGAAATTTGTGAACAAGAGCAAAACCAAGCTGAAGAACTTCCTGCGGGAGGTGAGCATCACCAACagcctctcctccagccccttcATTATCAAGGTCTTCGACATCATGTTTGAAACCGAGGACTGCTACGTCTTCGCCCAGGAGTACGCGCCCGCTGGGGACCTGTTCGACATCATTCCTCCTCAG GTGGGGCTCCCCGAGGACACGGTGAAGCGCTGCGTGCAGCAGCTGGGCCTGGCGCTGGACTTCATGCACGGGCGGCAGCTGGTGCACCGCGACATCAAGCCCGAGAACGTGCTGCTGTTCGACCGCGAGTGCCGCCGCGTGAAGCTGGCCGACTTCGGCATGACGCGCCGCGTGGGCTGCCGCGTGAAGCGGGTCAGCGGCACCATCCCGTACACGGCGCCCGAGGTGTGCCAGGCAGGCCGCGCCGACGGCCTGGCGGTGGACACGGGCGTGGACGTGTGGGCCTTCGGCGTGCTCATCTTCTGCGTGCTCACCGGCAACTTCCCGTGGGAGGCGGCCTCGGGCGCCGACGCCTTCTTCGAGGAGTTCGTGCGCTGGCAGCGCGGCCGCCTGCCGGGGCTGCCGTCGCAGTGGCGCCGCTTCACCGAGCCGGCGCTGCGCATGTTCCAGCGGCTGCTGGCGCTCGAGCCCGAGCGGCGCGGCCCGGCCAAGGAGGTCTTCCGCTTCCTCAAGCACGAGCTCACGGCCGAGCTGCGGCGCCGGCCCTCGCACCGCGCGCGCCGGCCGCCCGGGGACCGCGCGCAGGCCGCCGGGCCGCTGCGCCTCGAGGCGCCTGGGCCGCTCAAGCGCACGGTGCTGACCGAGAGCGGCAGCGGCCCGCGGCCCCCGGCCCCGGCCCTCGGGCCCGTGTCCGCGCCCGTGCCCGAGGCCGGGCTGGCCCCGCCGGGGCCCCCTGGCAGGACCGACGGCCGCCCGGACAAGAGCAAAGGGCAGGTGGTGCTGGCCACGGCCATCGAGATCTGCGTCTGA
- the SBK1 gene encoding serine/threonine-protein kinase SBK1 isoform X2 codes for MPAFCFICFHREEEEELLEEVPLQREKMSVGCPEPEPPRTLPCCGPGSAPGLGAGVPLLTEDMQALTLRTLAASDVTKHYELVRELGKGTYGKVDLVAYKGTGTKMALKFVNKSKTKLKNFLREVSITNSLSSSPFIIKVFDIMFETEDCYVFAQEYAPAGDLFDIIPPQVGLPEDTVKRCVQQLGLALDFMHGRQLVHRDIKPENVLLFDRECRRVKLADFGMTRRVGCRVKRVSGTIPYTAPEVCQAGRADGLAVDTGVDVWAFGVLIFCVLTGNFPWEAASGADAFFEEFVRWQRGRLPGLPSQWRRFTEPALRMFQRLLALEPERRGPAKEVFRFLKHELTAELRRRPSHRARRPPGDRAQAAGPLRLEAPGPLKRTVLTESGSGPRPPAPALGPVSAPVPEAGLAPPGPPGRTDGRPDKSKGQVVLATAIEICV; via the exons GGAGAAGATGAGTGTGGGCTGCCCAGAGCCCGAGCCGCCCCGCACCCTGCCCTGCTGTGGGCCAGGGTCCGCCCCTGGACTGGGTGCCGGCGTGCCCCTCCTCACGGAAGACATGCAAGCGCTGACCCTCCGCACGCTGGCTGCTAGTGACGTCACCAAGCACTACGAGCTGGTCCGGGAGCTGGGCAAAGGCACCTACGGGAAGGTTGACCTGGTGGCCTACAAGGGCACAG GCACGAAAATGGCGCTGAAATTTGTGAACAAGAGCAAAACCAAGCTGAAGAACTTCCTGCGGGAGGTGAGCATCACCAACagcctctcctccagccccttcATTATCAAGGTCTTCGACATCATGTTTGAAACCGAGGACTGCTACGTCTTCGCCCAGGAGTACGCGCCCGCTGGGGACCTGTTCGACATCATTCCTCCTCAG GTGGGGCTCCCCGAGGACACGGTGAAGCGCTGCGTGCAGCAGCTGGGCCTGGCGCTGGACTTCATGCACGGGCGGCAGCTGGTGCACCGCGACATCAAGCCCGAGAACGTGCTGCTGTTCGACCGCGAGTGCCGCCGCGTGAAGCTGGCCGACTTCGGCATGACGCGCCGCGTGGGCTGCCGCGTGAAGCGGGTCAGCGGCACCATCCCGTACACGGCGCCCGAGGTGTGCCAGGCAGGCCGCGCCGACGGCCTGGCGGTGGACACGGGCGTGGACGTGTGGGCCTTCGGCGTGCTCATCTTCTGCGTGCTCACCGGCAACTTCCCGTGGGAGGCGGCCTCGGGCGCCGACGCCTTCTTCGAGGAGTTCGTGCGCTGGCAGCGCGGCCGCCTGCCGGGGCTGCCGTCGCAGTGGCGCCGCTTCACCGAGCCGGCGCTGCGCATGTTCCAGCGGCTGCTGGCGCTCGAGCCCGAGCGGCGCGGCCCGGCCAAGGAGGTCTTCCGCTTCCTCAAGCACGAGCTCACGGCCGAGCTGCGGCGCCGGCCCTCGCACCGCGCGCGCCGGCCGCCCGGGGACCGCGCGCAGGCCGCCGGGCCGCTGCGCCTCGAGGCGCCTGGGCCGCTCAAGCGCACGGTGCTGACCGAGAGCGGCAGCGGCCCGCGGCCCCCGGCCCCGGCCCTCGGGCCCGTGTCCGCGCCCGTGCCCGAGGCCGGGCTGGCCCCGCCGGGGCCCCCTGGCAGGACCGACGGCCGCCCGGACAAGAGCAAAGGGCAGGTGGTGCTGGCCACGGCCATCGAGATCTGCGTCTGA
- the SBK1 gene encoding serine/threonine-protein kinase SBK1 isoform X1 encodes MPAFCFICFHREEEEELLEEVPLQREKMSVGCPEPEPPRTLPCCGPGSAPGLGAGVPLLTEDMQALTLRTLAASDVTKHYELVRELGKGTYGKVDLVAYKGTGQGEGAFTAVALPGTKMALKFVNKSKTKLKNFLREVSITNSLSSSPFIIKVFDIMFETEDCYVFAQEYAPAGDLFDIIPPQVGLPEDTVKRCVQQLGLALDFMHGRQLVHRDIKPENVLLFDRECRRVKLADFGMTRRVGCRVKRVSGTIPYTAPEVCQAGRADGLAVDTGVDVWAFGVLIFCVLTGNFPWEAASGADAFFEEFVRWQRGRLPGLPSQWRRFTEPALRMFQRLLALEPERRGPAKEVFRFLKHELTAELRRRPSHRARRPPGDRAQAAGPLRLEAPGPLKRTVLTESGSGPRPPAPALGPVSAPVPEAGLAPPGPPGRTDGRPDKSKGQVVLATAIEICV; translated from the exons GGAGAAGATGAGTGTGGGCTGCCCAGAGCCCGAGCCGCCCCGCACCCTGCCCTGCTGTGGGCCAGGGTCCGCCCCTGGACTGGGTGCCGGCGTGCCCCTCCTCACGGAAGACATGCAAGCGCTGACCCTCCGCACGCTGGCTGCTAGTGACGTCACCAAGCACTACGAGCTGGTCCGGGAGCTGGGCAAAGGCACCTACGGGAAGGTTGACCTGGTGGCCTACAAGGGCACAG GTCAGGGAGAAGGGGCCTTCACCGCTGTTGCCCTGCCAGGCACGAAAATGGCGCTGAAATTTGTGAACAAGAGCAAAACCAAGCTGAAGAACTTCCTGCGGGAGGTGAGCATCACCAACagcctctcctccagccccttcATTATCAAGGTCTTCGACATCATGTTTGAAACCGAGGACTGCTACGTCTTCGCCCAGGAGTACGCGCCCGCTGGGGACCTGTTCGACATCATTCCTCCTCAG GTGGGGCTCCCCGAGGACACGGTGAAGCGCTGCGTGCAGCAGCTGGGCCTGGCGCTGGACTTCATGCACGGGCGGCAGCTGGTGCACCGCGACATCAAGCCCGAGAACGTGCTGCTGTTCGACCGCGAGTGCCGCCGCGTGAAGCTGGCCGACTTCGGCATGACGCGCCGCGTGGGCTGCCGCGTGAAGCGGGTCAGCGGCACCATCCCGTACACGGCGCCCGAGGTGTGCCAGGCAGGCCGCGCCGACGGCCTGGCGGTGGACACGGGCGTGGACGTGTGGGCCTTCGGCGTGCTCATCTTCTGCGTGCTCACCGGCAACTTCCCGTGGGAGGCGGCCTCGGGCGCCGACGCCTTCTTCGAGGAGTTCGTGCGCTGGCAGCGCGGCCGCCTGCCGGGGCTGCCGTCGCAGTGGCGCCGCTTCACCGAGCCGGCGCTGCGCATGTTCCAGCGGCTGCTGGCGCTCGAGCCCGAGCGGCGCGGCCCGGCCAAGGAGGTCTTCCGCTTCCTCAAGCACGAGCTCACGGCCGAGCTGCGGCGCCGGCCCTCGCACCGCGCGCGCCGGCCGCCCGGGGACCGCGCGCAGGCCGCCGGGCCGCTGCGCCTCGAGGCGCCTGGGCCGCTCAAGCGCACGGTGCTGACCGAGAGCGGCAGCGGCCCGCGGCCCCCGGCCCCGGCCCTCGGGCCCGTGTCCGCGCCCGTGCCCGAGGCCGGGCTGGCCCCGCCGGGGCCCCCTGGCAGGACCGACGGCCGCCCGGACAAGAGCAAAGGGCAGGTGGTGCTGGCCACGGCCATCGAGATCTGCGTCTGA